A stretch of Miscanthus floridulus cultivar M001 chromosome 13, ASM1932011v1, whole genome shotgun sequence DNA encodes these proteins:
- the LOC136501525 gene encoding uncharacterized protein, producing the protein MRQQRGGVGPGRRGDDPGLLTRAVDRVFRFVRLAEFEIFFVLFFLIAFFLFKDLMSRPEYNQLFVKKPDLDDPWP; encoded by the exons ATGCGGCAGCAGCGAGGCGGGGTCGGGCCCGGGAGGAGAGGGGACGACCCGGGGCTCCTCACGAGGGCCGTTGACAGGGTGTTCCGCTTCGTCCGCCTCGCCGAGTTCGAGATCTTcttcgtcctcttcttcctcatcgccttcttcctcttcaaggaCCTC ATGTCACGGCCTGAATACAATCAGTTATTTGTCAAGAAGCCTGATCTAGATGACCCTTGGCCTTAG
- the LOC136500178 gene encoding uncharacterized protein: MPEIDWNSENTRVLCMLFAEQVGKGNRPNTHLNALGYTEVEKGFKERTRIVATKVQIKNKWDKLKEDFKAWKKVMLRQTGTGWDPIKKTIAMDDEWWKKARADIPGCGKFKKKGLENEDDLAKCFADITTIGIDHWSPHVVNVENVDETQEEATNFDPQDDDVIPETQEEDIGISPPPASGKRLARPIEKSGKKAKSGNALLIQEAVNSMASSANEYVSKRHGKYSIDEVMEVVIACGADYDSNEHYIATELACLSQLQLVEIEHGLDSSNQPFIIWEVKPTSLAEFLLWLSDDGFESHVGDRGLVVTGWAAEGWVAELRRLRIAELHR, from the exons ATGCCTGAAATTGATTGGAACTCGGAGAACACTCGAGTGCTGTGTATGTTGTTTGCCGAACAAGTTGGAAAAGGAAATCGGCCAAACACACACTTGAATGCACTTGGTTATACTGAGGTTGAGAAAGGGTTTAAAGAAAGGACTAGAATTGTGGCTACCAAGGTTCAGATCAAGAACAAATGGGACAAGTTGAAGGAAGATTTCAAGGCATGGAAGAAAGTAATGCTGAGGCAAACAGGGACTGGTTGGGATCCTATAAAGAAGACTATTGCTATGGATGATGAATGGTGGAAAAAAGCTAGAGCT GACATTCCGGGTTGTGGAAAGTTCAAAAAGAAGGGCCTTGAGAATGAAGATGACTTAGCCAAGTGTTTTGCTGACATCACTACTATTGGTATTGATCATTGGTCTCCTCATGTTGTGAATGTTGAAAATGTTGATGAGACACAAGAGGAGGCAACCAATTTTGAtccacaagatgatgatgtcatTCCTGAAACACAAGAGGAGGATATTGGTATTTCTCCTCCACCTGCAAGTGGCAAGAGATTGGCTAGGCCTATTGAAAAAAGTGGCAAGAAGGCGAAGTCTGGAAATGCACTCCTAATTCAAGAAGCAGTAAACAGTATGGCAAGTTCAGCCAATGAATATGTTTCGAAGAGACATGGAAAATACTCTATTGATGAAGTGATGGAGGTTGTGATTGCTTGTGGGGCCGACTATGATAGCAATGAACATTACATTGCAACTGAACT GGCGTGCTTGTCACAGCTGCAGCTCGTGGAGATCGAGCACGGTCTGGACTCGAGCAACCAGCCGTTCATCATCTGGGAGGTAAAGCCCACCAGCCTCGCCGAGTTCTTGCTGTGGCTGTCTGACGACGGCTTCGAGTCCCACGTCGGGGACAGGGGGCTCGTGGTCACGGGCTGGGCTGCCGAGGGGTGGGTGGCCGAGCTCCGGCGACTGCGCATCGCCGAGCTCCATCGGTGA